A window of Cloacibacillus sp. An23 contains these coding sequences:
- a CDS encoding YigZ family protein yields MAGDKVTTFRAPRTDCDAEFTEKRSRFIGSVRTVLSAEEAAEIIKKFPELYPKANHHCWAYRIGTGTPLEHCSDAGEPSGTAGRPILGVIKRCELTNTLIVVTRYFGGIKLGVRGLIDAYKAAAELAVEQAGAVEMEFHNALLLRCGYDYSKTLDTTLRKWGFTEDRIKTEYGEDVAVRLEVPASMRETMEAPLEEMRARSFLTALEWDDTPLVREKWR; encoded by the coding sequence ATGGCCGGAGATAAAGTAACCACGTTCCGCGCGCCGCGCACGGACTGCGACGCGGAGTTCACGGAGAAGCGCTCGCGCTTCATCGGCTCCGTGCGCACAGTGCTCTCGGCGGAAGAGGCGGCTGAGATTATAAAAAAATTCCCCGAGCTCTACCCGAAGGCCAACCATCACTGCTGGGCCTACAGGATAGGGACGGGGACGCCGCTCGAGCACTGCTCCGACGCGGGCGAGCCCTCCGGCACGGCGGGCCGCCCGATACTCGGCGTGATAAAGCGCTGCGAGCTGACGAACACGCTCATAGTCGTGACGCGCTACTTCGGCGGCATAAAGCTCGGCGTGCGCGGCCTCATCGACGCGTACAAGGCCGCCGCGGAGCTCGCCGTCGAACAGGCCGGAGCCGTCGAGATGGAGTTCCATAACGCGCTGCTGCTGCGCTGCGGCTATGATTATTCAAAAACTCTCGACACGACGCTGCGCAAGTGGGGCTTCACGGAAGACCGCATAAAGACCGAATACGGCGAGGACGTAGCCGTGCGTCTCGAAGTCCCGGCCTCCATGCGCGAGACGATGGAGGCTCCGCTCGAGGAGATGCGCGCGCGTTCATTCCTGACGGCGCTCGAATGGGACGATACGCCGCTCGTGCGCGAGAAATGGAGATAG
- a CDS encoding iron-containing alcohol dehydrogenase: MLGNFTYCNPTKLYFGEDALKGLNEELPKYGKNVQLVYGGGSIKKNGIYDEVTAILKANGKNIIEDGGVMPNPTVEKLYEGVKIARDNKTDLILAVGGGSCCDYAKAVAVSVNCGEDPWEKYYIRFEEPSCEVLPVACVLTMAGTGSEMNGGSVITNHEKKLKIGHVFGENVMPKFSILNPRFTLSLPKRQMVSGIYDIFNHICEQYFSGDDDNTSDYISEGLMRSLIHSSRKANANPGDYEARSNIMWTATWALNTLVAKGKTTDWMVHMLGQAVGAYTDATHGMTLAAVSLPYYRHIMPYGLAKFKRFAIEVWGVDAAGKTDEQTALEGLAAMESWMKELGLAMNISELGATPDMVEGLADSTLVLKGGYKVLERDEIVEIFKESL, from the coding sequence ATGCTTGGAAATTTCACCTACTGCAACCCGACAAAGCTCTATTTCGGAGAGGACGCCCTCAAGGGGCTGAACGAGGAACTGCCTAAGTACGGCAAAAACGTACAGCTCGTCTACGGCGGCGGCTCGATCAAGAAAAACGGAATCTACGACGAAGTCACGGCGATCCTCAAAGCCAACGGCAAGAACATAATCGAGGACGGCGGCGTCATGCCGAACCCGACCGTCGAAAAGCTGTACGAGGGCGTGAAGATAGCGCGCGATAACAAGACCGACCTCATCCTCGCCGTCGGAGGCGGCTCGTGCTGCGACTACGCGAAGGCCGTCGCGGTCTCCGTCAACTGCGGCGAAGACCCGTGGGAGAAATATTACATCCGCTTCGAAGAACCGAGCTGCGAAGTCCTGCCCGTCGCCTGCGTGCTGACGATGGCGGGGACCGGCTCGGAGATGAACGGCGGCTCTGTCATCACGAACCACGAGAAAAAGCTCAAGATAGGCCACGTCTTCGGCGAGAACGTGATGCCGAAGTTCTCGATACTGAATCCGCGCTTCACACTCAGCCTGCCGAAACGTCAGATGGTCTCCGGCATATACGACATTTTCAACCACATCTGCGAGCAGTACTTCTCCGGCGACGACGACAACACGAGCGACTACATCAGCGAAGGGCTGATGAGGTCGCTGATACACAGCTCGCGCAAGGCGAACGCGAACCCCGGGGACTACGAGGCGCGCTCCAACATCATGTGGACGGCGACGTGGGCGCTGAATACGCTCGTCGCGAAGGGCAAGACGACCGACTGGATGGTACACATGCTCGGACAGGCGGTCGGCGCGTACACGGACGCGACGCACGGCATGACGCTCGCCGCGGTCTCGCTGCCTTACTACCGCCACATCATGCCTTACGGACTGGCGAAGTTCAAGCGTTTCGCGATCGAAGTATGGGGCGTGGACGCGGCCGGAAAGACGGACGAGCAGACCGCGCTCGAAGGACTCGCGGCTATGGAGTCGTGGATGAAGGAGCTCGGCCTCGCGATGAACATTTCCGAGCTCGGCGCGACGCCCGACATGGTCGAAGGTCTCGCCGACTCGACGCTCGTGCTCAAGGGCGGCTACAAGGTCCTGGAGCGCGACGAAATAGTCGAGATATTCAAAGAGAGCCTGTAA
- a CDS encoding M20 family metallopeptidase — protein sequence MYADKIETYLQNKLPEMLDMLANLVNRNTSSDYKPGVDEAGNFLAQEFEKIGFNIEILRNVKVGNSVIARKTGNNIKVLLICHIDSVFPEGTDYIKPFTINGNIAKGNGVLDMKACLVGCIYALKALKELRISNLPTITVFLSGDEEKGSEAVIPIIEREGRIADWALVTEGSRPGKAVVTQRKGNAYLKIVTRGRAAHAGNEPQVGRNAIVELANKIVTLQSLNDFEKGTTVTVTTISGGENRIVVPDYAEAHADIRFYTIEEWQRINDTIKERLSFSEIDGVSVEYQLTFNRPPLTRVPGSERLLQIVKEASTELNIPFLQVQPGGVSDGNFVSAIGTPTIDGLGPCGGMMCSPEEYLEIDSMVPCAARLALTIMKLGNSLK from the coding sequence ATGTATGCAGATAAAATTGAAACATACCTCCAAAATAAATTACCAGAAATGTTAGATATGTTGGCTAATTTAGTAAATAGAAATACTAGTTCAGACTATAAACCTGGGGTAGACGAAGCTGGTAATTTTTTAGCACAGGAATTTGAGAAGATTGGGTTTAATATTGAGATATTACGTAATGTAAAAGTCGGCAATAGCGTTATAGCAAGAAAAACAGGTAATAATATAAAAGTATTGTTAATATGCCATATTGATTCCGTATTCCCTGAGGGTACGGACTATATCAAGCCTTTTACCATTAACGGAAATATAGCAAAAGGCAATGGCGTGCTAGATATGAAAGCATGTTTGGTGGGTTGCATATATGCGTTAAAAGCTTTAAAAGAACTTAGAATATCTAATCTGCCAACTATTACCGTATTCCTAAGCGGAGATGAAGAAAAAGGCAGTGAGGCTGTTATACCAATTATTGAACGAGAAGGGAGGATCGCAGATTGGGCGCTTGTTACAGAAGGATCTAGGCCTGGCAAAGCGGTTGTAACCCAGCGTAAGGGAAATGCTTATCTTAAGATAGTTACACGTGGCCGCGCCGCGCATGCAGGTAATGAACCACAGGTTGGGCGCAATGCCATTGTGGAACTTGCTAATAAAATAGTTACGCTTCAAAGTTTAAATGATTTTGAAAAGGGTACAACTGTTACAGTAACGACAATTTCTGGAGGAGAAAACCGTATTGTCGTTCCAGATTATGCAGAAGCACACGCTGATATTAGATTTTATACAATAGAAGAATGGCAAAGAATAAATGATACAATAAAAGAGAGACTTTCATTCTCTGAAATAGATGGAGTTTCCGTTGAATATCAACTAACATTTAACAGGCCGCCATTAACACGTGTGCCAGGTTCAGAGAGATTATTACAGATAGTTAAAGAAGCTAGTACAGAATTAAATATTCCGTTTTTGCAAGTTCAGCCCGGAGGTGTAAGTGATGGAAATTTTGTTTCGGCCATTGGAACACCAACAATTGACGGGCTTGGGCCATGTGGTGGTATGATGTGTTCTCCGGAGGAGTACCTAGAAATCGATTCTATGGTACCATGTGCAGCCAGGTTGGCATTAACAATTATGAAATTGGGAAATAGCTTGAAATAA
- a CDS encoding Fic family protein, whose translation MQIELTYSSNHIEGGSLSHEQTRYIFETNTLETDGGPVRADDVIETANHFRCIDAVIEQARRPLSEALIKRLHLILKSGTSESRRGLFAAGEYKKLPNDAGGVETAPPEETAERVKRLLAGYEGARGAKTLDCLLDFHYRFERIHPFQDGNGRVGRLILFKECLRHGAVPFIIDDGLRMYYYRGLSKWEHERGRLRDTCLTAQDRFKTYLDYFRIPY comes from the coding sequence GTGCAGATAGAGCTGACCTACAGCTCCAACCACATCGAAGGCGGAAGTTTGTCGCACGAGCAGACGCGGTACATCTTCGAGACGAACACGCTCGAGACGGATGGCGGCCCGGTGCGCGCAGACGACGTGATAGAGACGGCGAACCACTTCCGCTGCATCGACGCGGTAATCGAGCAGGCGCGCCGTCCGCTCAGCGAGGCGCTGATAAAACGGCTCCACCTCATACTGAAAAGCGGAACCTCGGAGAGCCGCCGCGGCCTATTCGCCGCCGGCGAATACAAGAAGCTGCCGAACGACGCAGGCGGCGTGGAGACGGCCCCGCCGGAGGAGACTGCGGAGCGCGTGAAGCGGCTGCTCGCCGGGTACGAAGGCGCGCGCGGCGCTAAGACGCTCGACTGCCTGCTCGACTTCCACTATCGTTTTGAACGTATCCACCCGTTTCAGGACGGGAACGGCAGAGTCGGGAGGCTGATACTCTTCAAGGAATGTCTGCGCCACGGCGCCGTCCCATTCATCATCGACGACGGCCTGCGGATGTACTACTACCGCGGCTTAAGCAAATGGGAACATGAGCGCGGCCGGCTTCGCGACACCTGCCTGACCGCGCAGGACAGATTCAAAACCTACTTGGATTATTTCAGGATACCGTATTAA
- a CDS encoding MarR family winged helix-turn-helix transcriptional regulator has protein sequence MADGYDLVRRLGMAAVKMDGAYYKCAKKLGINENMLDLLYALDDGAPHTQKQVCGDWLIPKTTVNTNVRELVASGRAELLPAEGREKTIRLTDEGRRFADEVMRGVHMAEEAALAKTVERFSAEFISALEYFADCYGAEVERLAERSGKERPR, from the coding sequence ATGGCTGACGGATACGATTTGGTGCGCCGGCTTGGAATGGCGGCCGTCAAAATGGACGGAGCTTATTACAAGTGCGCGAAGAAGCTCGGCATAAACGAAAATATGCTCGACCTTCTCTACGCGCTCGACGACGGCGCACCGCACACGCAGAAGCAGGTCTGCGGCGACTGGCTGATACCTAAGACCACTGTGAACACGAACGTCAGGGAGCTCGTCGCCTCGGGACGCGCGGAGCTGCTTCCCGCGGAGGGGCGCGAAAAGACGATACGGCTCACTGACGAGGGCCGCCGCTTCGCGGACGAAGTCATGCGCGGCGTCCACATGGCGGAAGAGGCGGCGCTCGCTAAGACGGTCGAACGCTTTTCCGCGGAGTTTATCTCCGCGCTGGAATATTTCGCGGACTGCTACGGCGCGGAGGTGGAGCGTCTGGCGGAGCGCTCCGGAAAGGAGAGGCCGCGGTGA
- the nhaC gene encoding Na+/H+ antiporter NhaC produces the protein MENNAVKASKKLRRPTLSEAITPLLVMFVLLLVGRGIYGLDINPLLLISAAVASVIAYKVGLNWDDMINGVSEKIAKALPAILILVVVGAVVGSWMLSGTIPMLIYYGIEIVSPRYFYVTAFIACMILSTSTGTSWGSVATIGVVLIVIAESLQIPLPVAAASIVGGSYFGDKMSPLSDTTNLAPLAAGAQLFDHIRHMFYTTVPATLFALVVYYFMGLGITVDQQTTSATITAMKNNLDMIFNFNIFVLLPVVIIIAGSVTQKPTIPVMMLSSFVACLLAYFYQGFSLVHVFSGIVGGFTSDMIVDKGIDVGILVPEVQGLINRGGMMSMMETILLVLCAFSFAGIISKAGCLDVILTKLQEFVKGRRGLITSTMASTILMAIATGSDFLTIMIPGELFADTYKKMGFAARNLSRTLEDCGTCVVALIPWSAAGAYCSGVLGVATLDYLPYCFFGFASVTMAFICAMTGFGVMTLDQEKALQNKRRK, from the coding sequence ATGGAGAACAATGCGGTAAAAGCGTCAAAGAAATTGCGTAGGCCGACTTTATCTGAAGCCATCACACCATTGTTGGTAATGTTTGTTTTGTTATTAGTAGGGCGGGGAATATATGGATTAGATATAAATCCGTTGTTATTAATTTCGGCAGCAGTCGCTTCTGTTATAGCCTATAAAGTTGGTCTGAATTGGGATGATATGATAAATGGCGTGTCCGAAAAAATAGCGAAAGCGTTGCCTGCAATACTAATATTAGTTGTAGTTGGAGCTGTCGTAGGTTCTTGGATGTTATCAGGGACTATTCCAATGTTAATATATTATGGAATTGAAATTGTTTCGCCTAGGTATTTTTATGTTACAGCTTTTATCGCATGTATGATTCTTTCTACCTCAACAGGTACTTCATGGGGTTCTGTCGCAACAATTGGAGTTGTTCTGATTGTTATAGCAGAAAGTCTTCAGATCCCGCTCCCAGTTGCAGCCGCTTCTATAGTTGGTGGGTCATATTTTGGGGATAAGATGTCGCCTCTCTCTGATACAACGAATCTTGCTCCATTAGCAGCAGGTGCGCAACTGTTTGATCATATTAGACATATGTTCTATACGACCGTACCTGCGACATTGTTCGCATTAGTTGTGTATTATTTTATGGGGCTAGGAATCACTGTAGATCAGCAAACGACAAGTGCGACGATCACAGCAATGAAAAATAATTTAGATATGATTTTTAACTTTAATATTTTTGTATTACTTCCTGTTGTTATCATAATAGCGGGATCTGTCACACAGAAGCCAACGATTCCTGTTATGATGCTTTCAAGTTTTGTAGCTTGTCTACTTGCTTATTTTTACCAAGGTTTTTCTTTGGTTCATGTTTTTTCCGGAATCGTTGGTGGATTCACAAGTGATATGATAGTAGATAAAGGTATAGATGTAGGGATATTAGTTCCTGAGGTACAAGGGCTTATAAATCGTGGCGGTATGATGTCAATGATGGAAACAATTCTGTTAGTATTATGTGCTTTTTCATTTGCAGGAATAATTTCTAAAGCTGGGTGCTTAGACGTTATACTGACGAAACTGCAGGAATTTGTTAAAGGGCGGCGAGGTCTCATCACGTCGACAATGGCTTCGACAATACTAATGGCAATTGCGACAGGCAGTGATTTTCTTACTATCATGATCCCAGGTGAATTATTCGCTGATACATACAAAAAAATGGGGTTTGCCGCGCGTAATCTGTCAAGAACATTAGAAGATTGCGGTACATGCGTTGTTGCTCTTATTCCTTGGTCTGCAGCTGGAGCATATTGTTCAGGGGTCTTAGGTGTAGCGACTTTAGATTATCTTCCATATTGCTTCTTTGGCTTTGCATCAGTAACAATGGCATTTATCTGTGCAATGACTGGCTTTGGCGTCATGACGTTAGATCAGGAAAAAGCACTGCAGAACAAACGGAGGAAATAA
- a CDS encoding HIT domain-containing protein: MEKIFAPWRADYILSNSDEEKIEGCIFCEFPKRNEDEKRMIIERGAHCFVIMNAYPYNPGHLMVVPYRHTCDVTSLSAEELAEMTALMQKCVRALTKLMNPHGFNIGMNLGKVAGAGIDQHLHMHIVPRWNGDTNFMPVIGEVRVLSESLASTYKRLKAIWPEIK; this comes from the coding sequence ATGGAAAAGATTTTCGCGCCGTGGCGCGCGGACTATATTCTCTCAAATTCAGACGAAGAAAAGATAGAAGGCTGCATTTTCTGCGAGTTCCCGAAGCGGAACGAGGACGAGAAGCGCATGATAATCGAGCGCGGCGCTCACTGCTTCGTGATTATGAACGCCTACCCGTACAACCCCGGGCATCTGATGGTCGTGCCTTACCGCCACACATGCGATGTGACTTCGCTTTCGGCGGAGGAACTCGCGGAGATGACGGCGCTCATGCAGAAGTGCGTGCGCGCCCTGACAAAGCTGATGAATCCGCACGGCTTCAACATCGGCATGAATCTCGGCAAGGTCGCCGGCGCGGGCATCGACCAGCACCTGCACATGCACATAGTGCCGCGCTGGAACGGCGACACGAATTTCATGCCGGTCATAGGCGAGGTGCGCGTGCTCTCCGAGTCGCTCGCCTCGACCTACAAGCGGCTCAAGGCGATATGGCCGGAGATAAAGTAA
- a CDS encoding lipid-binding SYLF domain-containing protein, protein MKINRRLAVVLAAVALALFACGAASAKEAAHERRIRLATDLINKMAIEEDADALANVIKSGKGVAIFPKVTKAGLGLGGQTGEGLVLLRNKNGTWSGPAFMGINGASIGFQIGVQSVGLVLVITNNDGLHAFTGGNSFKLGADVAIAAGPVGRDTSAATDGRAQASIYSYSMSKGLFAGVSIDGCVINQNRDANKAYWGRDMSAQAALKKPANNKKIQGLVKALNNLVKKAK, encoded by the coding sequence ATGAAGATAAACAGAAGGCTCGCCGTGGTTCTCGCCGCCGTCGCGCTCGCGCTCTTCGCCTGCGGCGCGGCTTCCGCGAAGGAGGCGGCGCACGAACGGCGCATACGGCTCGCGACCGACCTTATCAACAAGATGGCGATAGAAGAGGACGCGGATGCGCTGGCGAATGTCATAAAGTCCGGCAAGGGCGTCGCGATATTCCCGAAAGTGACGAAAGCGGGCCTCGGCCTCGGCGGGCAGACGGGCGAAGGGCTCGTACTGCTGCGCAATAAAAACGGCACGTGGAGCGGCCCGGCGTTCATGGGCATCAACGGCGCTTCGATAGGATTCCAGATCGGCGTACAGTCGGTGGGCCTCGTGCTCGTCATTACGAACAACGACGGCCTCCACGCGTTCACCGGCGGCAACAGCTTCAAGCTCGGAGCCGACGTCGCGATAGCCGCCGGCCCCGTCGGCCGCGACACATCGGCGGCGACAGACGGCCGCGCGCAGGCCTCTATATACAGCTACTCGATGTCGAAGGGCCTCTTCGCCGGAGTCTCTATAGACGGCTGCGTGATAAACCAGAACCGCGACGCGAACAAAGCCTACTGGGGGCGCGACATGTCCGCGCAGGCGGCGCTGAAAAAGCCCGCGAACAACAAAAAGATCCAGGGCCTCGTCAAAGCGCTGAACAATCTCGTGAAGAAGGCGAAGTAG
- the trpS gene encoding tryptophan--tRNA ligase yields the protein MKQIILTGDRPTGRLHVGHYVGSLKGRVALQNSGRFDEIYIMIADAQALTDNAEHPEKVRSNILQVALDYLACGIDPAKSTIFIQSMIPQLTELTFYYMNLVTVSRVQRNPTVKAEIQMRNFEASIPVGFFCYPISQAADITAFRATIVPVGEDQAPMLEQCREIVHKFNAVYGETLTEPEIMLPDNRACLRLPGTDGKAKMSKSLGNCIYLSEEPEEIRQKVMSMYTDPLHIRAQDPGHIEDNPVFIYLDAFCRPEYFEQFLPEYANLDELKAHYQRGGLGDVKVKKFLNNVMQEELRPIRERRKEWEKRLPEVCEILRKGSEVAERKAAETMADVRRAMKIDYFEDGNLLK from the coding sequence ATGAAACAGATAATATTGACCGGCGACCGTCCTACGGGCCGCCTCCACGTGGGACATTATGTAGGCTCGCTCAAAGGACGCGTGGCGCTCCAGAACTCCGGCAGATTCGACGAGATATACATAATGATAGCGGACGCGCAGGCGCTCACCGACAACGCCGAGCATCCCGAAAAAGTGCGCAGCAACATCCTCCAGGTCGCGCTCGACTACCTTGCCTGCGGTATAGACCCGGCGAAATCCACGATATTCATACAGTCGATGATTCCGCAGCTCACGGAGCTGACCTTCTACTACATGAACCTCGTCACGGTCTCGCGCGTGCAGCGCAACCCGACGGTCAAGGCCGAGATACAGATGCGCAACTTCGAAGCCAGCATCCCCGTCGGCTTCTTCTGCTACCCGATAAGCCAAGCGGCTGACATCACGGCCTTCCGCGCGACCATCGTCCCGGTCGGCGAGGACCAGGCCCCGATGCTCGAGCAGTGCCGCGAGATAGTCCACAAATTCAACGCCGTCTACGGCGAGACGCTGACAGAGCCGGAGATAATGCTCCCCGACAACCGGGCCTGCCTGCGCCTGCCTGGCACCGACGGCAAGGCTAAGATGAGCAAGTCGCTCGGCAACTGCATCTATCTTTCGGAAGAGCCGGAGGAGATACGCCAGAAGGTCATGTCGATGTACACCGACCCGCTGCACATCCGCGCGCAGGACCCGGGGCACATCGAGGACAACCCCGTGTTCATCTACCTGGACGCCTTCTGCCGCCCTGAATATTTCGAGCAGTTCCTGCCCGAGTACGCGAACCTCGACGAGCTCAAGGCGCATTACCAGCGCGGCGGCCTCGGCGACGTGAAGGTGAAGAAGTTCCTCAACAACGTCATGCAGGAAGAGCTGCGCCCGATACGCGAGCGCCGCAAAGAGTGGGAAAAGCGTCTGCCCGAGGTCTGCGAGATACTGCGCAAGGGAAGCGAGGTCGCGGAGCGCAAAGCCGCCGAGACTATGGCCGACGTGCGCCGCGCGATGAAGATAGACTACTTCGAGGACGGGAACCTGCTGAAGTAA
- a CDS encoding PLP-dependent aminotransferase family protein yields MKKHECISAHILENIQSGNMLPNEKLPSLREMANIFQVSIGTVQSAYDSLEHDNFIYSIPKKGYFVLGVNERFKAVSPLIDFFSGSLDTRNIPIHDIQQCMLKAINLYTTQAYRYTAPQGHKDLLKIMKTHLEGYQVYTDTDNIVMVSGSQQALDILCRMPFPNGKDKVLVEQPTYYGVLKSLEVNNTPREGIKRGFEGLSLQELDRIFHYDNIKFFYTIPRFHNPTGQSYTIEEKQAIVKLAKKYNVYIVEDDIAADFDTSNKRCPLHYYDIHDHVIYIKSFSKIVQPGLRIAAIVLPQLLLNTFIDFHRWTDTQCATLSQSTLAIYLSSGMFKKNTKMIRDIYVKRMAKLQEIADTLNDNDIEWSIPDSGFYACMKINKEIQFDQIQLELLKNRICLMDTRMFFLNEFKNNNYLRISISKANEDEIALGINKLVKIIKNHLFDESIDAPKYKEHFDLDWIY; encoded by the coding sequence TTGAAAAAGCATGAATGTATTTCGGCACATATTTTGGAAAACATACAAAGCGGCAATATGTTGCCTAATGAAAAATTGCCGTCGTTACGGGAAATGGCGAACATATTTCAAGTAAGTATTGGAACAGTGCAGTCTGCATACGATTCTCTAGAGCACGATAACTTTATTTATTCAATTCCCAAAAAAGGATATTTTGTGCTCGGCGTCAATGAAAGATTTAAAGCGGTTTCGCCGCTTATCGATTTCTTTTCTGGCTCACTTGATACACGTAATATTCCTATACATGATATTCAGCAATGTATGTTGAAGGCAATAAATCTGTACACCACGCAAGCATATAGATACACCGCTCCGCAAGGACATAAAGACTTATTAAAGATAATGAAAACACATCTTGAAGGGTACCAAGTTTATACTGATACGGACAACATTGTGATGGTTTCCGGGTCACAACAAGCGCTTGATATTTTATGCCGCATGCCATTTCCTAACGGTAAAGATAAGGTCCTTGTTGAACAGCCTACATACTATGGGGTACTAAAAAGTCTTGAAGTCAATAACACTCCTAGAGAGGGTATCAAACGTGGTTTTGAAGGTTTATCGCTGCAGGAATTAGACAGAATCTTTCATTATGATAATATTAAATTTTTTTATACCATTCCAAGATTCCATAACCCCACAGGCCAATCTTATACAATTGAAGAAAAACAAGCAATAGTAAAGTTGGCAAAAAAATATAACGTATACATTGTTGAAGATGATATTGCTGCTGATTTTGACACGTCTAATAAACGATGCCCTTTGCACTATTATGATATACATGATCACGTAATTTATATAAAAAGTTTTTCAAAAATTGTGCAACCCGGACTGCGAATAGCTGCTATTGTACTTCCCCAACTTTTGTTGAATACATTTATAGATTTTCATAGATGGACAGACACACAATGTGCAACTCTTTCACAAAGTACTTTAGCAATCTATCTAAGCAGCGGAATGTTTAAAAAGAACACTAAAATGATAAGGGATATATATGTTAAACGCATGGCAAAATTGCAAGAAATTGCTGATACATTAAATGATAATGATATAGAATGGAGTATACCAGATTCTGGATTTTACGCCTGTATGAAAATAAATAAAGAAATTCAGTTCGATCAAATTCAGCTAGAATTATTGAAAAATAGAATTTGTCTAATGGACACACGAATGTTTTTCTTAAACGAATTTAAGAACAATAATTACTTACGTATTAGCATAAGCAAAGCAAATGAAGATGAGATAGCACTAGGAATTAATAAACTCGTAAAAATCATTAAAAATCATCTTTTTGATGAATCAATAGACGCTCCAAAATATAAAGAGCACTTCGATTTAGACTGGATTTATTAA
- a CDS encoding MATE family efflux transporter, which produces MRTDIHNFFTKTRPSRLFLAVALPGAVSMLASSLYACVDGVLVGRFLGSTAFAAQSFIFSFVVINFALADLIGVGSAVPISISLGRGDDEQANNIFSCACAMIVAAGAAVGAALFFAAPLIAELMGAEGELARLAVEYLRVYAICSPLTTIIFAVDNYLRVCGYVRGSMALNIFMSALSCALEFLFLGVFGFGIWGASLATCLGMMISALIAFTPFFFGRAQLRFRRPRFSLSMTRRIIAAGAPNFLNNIAGRVTSIMMNMLLIRLGGPDAVSVYGILMTIEYLVLALCYGLCDALQPAVGYNWGAGRYGRVKSIEKYCFGSSAAVSLASAAIIFLFPARIASIFIADASPAFMEMAVWAMRLFSATYLLRWFSFATQSYMLAVERPAGATAISLSTAFIFPVLLIFLLRPLGLTGLWLNFAGTALLAALLSLEVLRRFKKELRGIALTRLLKKSARQ; this is translated from the coding sequence GTGAGGACGGATATACATAATTTCTTCACCAAGACGCGGCCGTCGCGGCTGTTTCTCGCGGTCGCGCTGCCTGGCGCCGTCAGTATGCTCGCCTCGTCTCTGTACGCCTGCGTCGACGGAGTGCTCGTCGGGCGTTTCCTCGGCTCTACGGCCTTCGCGGCGCAGAGCTTTATATTTTCGTTTGTGGTGATAAATTTCGCGCTCGCCGACCTCATAGGCGTCGGCTCCGCCGTGCCTATATCGATAAGCCTCGGGCGCGGCGACGACGAGCAGGCGAACAACATTTTTTCATGCGCCTGCGCGATGATAGTCGCCGCGGGGGCCGCCGTCGGCGCGGCGCTTTTTTTCGCAGCCCCGCTCATAGCGGAGCTTATGGGCGCCGAGGGCGAGCTGGCGCGCCTCGCGGTGGAATACCTGCGCGTTTACGCGATCTGTTCGCCGCTTACGACGATAATCTTTGCGGTTGACAACTATCTGCGGGTCTGCGGCTATGTGCGCGGCAGCATGGCGCTGAATATCTTCATGTCGGCGCTGAGCTGCGCGCTGGAGTTCCTGTTCTTAGGCGTCTTCGGCTTCGGGATATGGGGCGCGTCTCTTGCGACCTGCCTCGGTATGATGATAAGCGCGCTGATAGCATTCACTCCTTTCTTCTTCGGCAGGGCGCAGCTCCGCTTCCGCCGCCCGCGCTTCAGCCTCTCGATGACGCGGCGCATAATCGCCGCAGGCGCGCCGAACTTCCTCAACAACATCGCCGGGCGAGTAACGTCGATAATGATGAATATGCTGCTGATACGTCTCGGCGGGCCGGACGCGGTGTCCGTCTACGGCATTCTTATGACGATAGAGTATCTCGTGCTCGCGCTCTGCTACGGCCTCTGCGACGCGCTGCAGCCCGCAGTCGGCTACAACTGGGGTGCGGGGCGCTACGGGCGCGTGAAGTCGATTGAAAAATACTGCTTCGGCTCGAGCGCGGCGGTCTCTCTCGCGTCGGCCGCGATCATATTCCTGTTCCCGGCGCGGATAGCGTCTATCTTCATCGCAGACGCGAGCCCCGCATTTATGGAAATGGCTGTCTGGGCTATGCGGCTGTTCAGCGCGACGTATCTCCTGCGTTGGTTCTCCTTTGCGACACAGAGTTATATGCTCGCCGTCGAACGCCCCGCCGGGGCGACCGCGATATCGCTCTCGACCGCGTTCATATTCCCAGTGCTGCTGATATTCCTGCTCCGCCCGCTCGGCCTCACCGGCCTCTGGCTCAACTTCGCCGGCACGGCGCTGCTCGCGGCTCTGCTCTCGCTCGAAGTCCTGCGCCGTTTCAAAAAAGAGCTGCGCGGCATAGCGCTGACGCGGCTGCTGAAAAAGTCCGCGAGGCAGTGA